TTTTTATATTCAATCAACTTTCTTTTTCTTCTTCCTCTTCCTCAATCTGGAGCAGTTTTCCACCAAATATTTCTTTGCCTTTTTCTACTATCTCTTTCCCTTTTTCATAAAGTATTCTTCTTGTTTCTGAACCTTTTTCAGGTGCAAACAAAATTCCGAGAATTGCTCCAACTACCATCCCCAAAAGAAAACCACCTAAAAAATTATCT
Above is a genomic segment from Caldisericia bacterium containing:
- a CDS encoding YtxH domain-containing protein; amino-acid sequence: MSERKDNFLGGFLLGMVVGAILGILFAPEKGSETRRILYEKGKEIVEKGKEIFGGKLLQIEEEEEEKES